A stretch of Janibacter endophyticus DNA encodes these proteins:
- a CDS encoding acetyl-CoA C-acetyltransferase: MRDAVICEPLRTPVGKYGGVFRDVPAAELAATVLTGLVERTGIDPGAVDDVIFGQCYPNGEAPAIGRVAALDAGFPITVPGQQLDRRCGSALQAVLDAAMRVQTGACDVVIAGGAESMSQAEHYTVGGRFGYRGDSTPMWDRIARGRITSGGKHYPVEGGMLETAENLRREFSISREAQDELALESHRRAVAAMDDGRFADEIVPVTVRTRRGETVVDTDEHPRRDVTMESLAALRPVRLRVDEGSTVTAGNASGQNDGAAACLVATPEQAEALGLRPLARVVTWGAAGVEPNRMGIGPVPSTEKALARCGLTLADMDLIELNEAFAAQALACTTAWGLGQDDLERVNVNGSGISLGHPVGATGARILTTMLRELDRRQGRYALETMCIGGGQGLTAIFERV, encoded by the coding sequence ATGCGTGATGCAGTGATCTGCGAGCCCCTCCGGACCCCTGTCGGCAAGTACGGCGGTGTCTTCAGGGACGTCCCCGCGGCCGAGCTGGCGGCGACCGTCCTCACCGGCCTCGTCGAGCGCACCGGGATCGACCCCGGTGCCGTCGATGACGTGATCTTCGGGCAGTGCTACCCGAACGGCGAGGCACCGGCGATCGGCCGGGTGGCGGCCCTCGATGCGGGCTTCCCGATCACGGTGCCCGGTCAGCAGCTCGACCGTCGCTGCGGCTCGGCGCTCCAGGCCGTCCTCGACGCCGCCATGCGCGTGCAGACCGGGGCCTGCGACGTCGTCATCGCCGGCGGCGCCGAGTCGATGAGCCAGGCCGAGCACTACACGGTCGGTGGTCGCTTCGGCTACCGCGGCGACTCCACACCGATGTGGGACCGCATCGCGCGCGGCCGCATCACCTCGGGTGGCAAGCACTACCCGGTGGAGGGCGGCATGCTCGAGACCGCGGAAAACCTGCGGCGTGAGTTCTCCATCAGCCGCGAGGCGCAGGACGAGCTGGCCCTCGAGTCGCACCGTCGTGCCGTCGCGGCGATGGACGACGGTCGCTTCGCCGACGAGATCGTGCCGGTGACGGTGCGGACCCGTCGCGGCGAGACCGTCGTCGACACCGACGAGCACCCTCGACGGGACGTGACGATGGAGTCGCTCGCCGCCCTGCGCCCGGTGCGGCTCAGGGTGGACGAGGGGTCCACGGTCACAGCGGGCAACGCCAGCGGGCAGAACGACGGCGCGGCTGCCTGCCTCGTCGCGACACCCGAGCAGGCAGAGGCCCTCGGCCTGAGGCCGCTGGCACGCGTCGTCACCTGGGGCGCCGCAGGGGTCGAGCCGAACCGGATGGGGATCGGCCCGGTGCCCTCCACGGAGAAGGCGCTGGCCCGCTGCGGCCTGACTCTTGCCGACATGGACCTCATCGAGCTCAACGAGGCGTTCGCGGCGCAGGCGCTGGCCTGCACGACGGCGTGGGGCCTTGGTCAGGACGACCTCGAGCGGGTCAACGTCAACGGATCGGGGATCTCGCTGGGGCACCCCGTCGGTGCGACCGGGGCGCGGATCCTCACGACGATGCTCCGTGAGCTCGACCGCCGGCAGGGCCGCTACGCCCTCGAGACGATGTGCATCGGCGGCGGTCAGGGCCTGACCGCGATCTTCGAACGGGTCTGA
- a CDS encoding serine hydrolase domain-containing protein: MAFTDETRRALDHLALDKQREGRVPGLAAGVARKGSLEWSTGIGAADLDAPDVAPDEDTQYAVASNSKTFTAVVVMALRDEGRLDLDDTVDQHLPGTTHERVTLRQLLSHTSGMQREPVGDVWDVMQMPDREELVRGWSEAQRVGRPHTTWHYSNLAYGILGEVITRLDGRSWFESVEARILRPLEMRRTTLGHTGKRAKGYYVPPFSDVPLPEPDFPAEALDAAGGLASTVADMSRWGGFVADPVEEVLSPDTLEEMCQPQIMSDERGWTVAWGLGWQLMRHEGRTWVGHTGGWPGSVTGCFTDRESATTATILMNNSAPVSPALAAAELGTLTIEREPVAPEPWRPGTAVSPEHAELLGYWYSEGAGFVLSVREGRLEARVVGAPKEMPPSVFERVEEDLYRTVSGRERGEMLRVRRGEDGRVSAFNWATYIFTREPMAFGQWL; the protein is encoded by the coding sequence ATGGCCTTCACCGACGAGACCCGCCGCGCCCTGGACCACCTCGCCCTGGACAAGCAACGCGAAGGGAGGGTGCCGGGGCTCGCCGCCGGCGTCGCCCGCAAGGGGTCCCTCGAGTGGTCCACCGGGATCGGCGCCGCCGATCTCGACGCCCCCGACGTCGCGCCCGACGAGGACACGCAGTACGCGGTGGCGAGCAACTCCAAGACGTTCACGGCCGTCGTCGTCATGGCGCTGCGCGACGAAGGCCGGCTCGACCTCGACGACACCGTCGACCAGCACCTGCCGGGCACGACGCACGAGCGGGTCACCCTGCGCCAGCTGCTGAGCCACACCTCGGGCATGCAGCGCGAGCCGGTCGGCGACGTCTGGGACGTCATGCAGATGCCCGACCGCGAGGAGCTCGTCCGCGGCTGGAGCGAGGCGCAGCGGGTCGGCCGCCCGCACACGACGTGGCACTACAGCAACCTCGCCTACGGCATCCTCGGCGAGGTCATCACCCGGCTCGACGGACGCTCGTGGTTCGAGTCGGTGGAGGCGCGCATCCTGCGACCGCTCGAGATGCGGCGGACGACGTTGGGGCACACGGGCAAGCGGGCGAAGGGGTACTACGTCCCGCCCTTCAGCGACGTGCCGCTGCCGGAGCCGGACTTCCCGGCGGAGGCGCTCGACGCGGCGGGCGGGCTGGCGTCGACGGTGGCCGACATGTCGCGCTGGGGCGGCTTCGTCGCCGACCCGGTCGAGGAGGTGCTCTCCCCCGACACCCTCGAGGAGATGTGCCAGCCGCAGATCATGTCCGACGAGCGCGGGTGGACCGTCGCGTGGGGCCTGGGCTGGCAGCTCATGCGGCACGAGGGGCGCACCTGGGTCGGGCACACCGGCGGGTGGCCGGGGTCGGTCACCGGGTGCTTCACCGACCGAGAGTCGGCGACGACGGCGACGATCCTCATGAACAACTCCGCGCCCGTCTCGCCCGCGCTGGCCGCCGCCGAGCTCGGCACGCTGACGATCGAGCGTGAGCCCGTCGCGCCGGAGCCGTGGCGGCCGGGCACCGCGGTGTCGCCCGAGCACGCCGAGCTCCTCGGCTACTGGTACTCCGAGGGCGCCGGCTTCGTCCTGTCCGTGCGCGAGGGCCGGCTCGAGGCACGGGTCGTCGGCGCGCCGAAGGAGATGCCGCCGTCGGTCTTCGAGCGGGTCGAGGAGGACCTCTACCGGACGGTGTCGGGGCGCGAGCGCGGCGAGATGCTGCGCGTGCGCCGGGGCGAGGACGGCCGGGTGAGCGCCTTCAACTGGGCGACGTACATCTTCACGCGGGAGCCGATGGCCTTCGGGCAGTGGCTGTGA
- a CDS encoding alpha/beta hydrolase → MRAQLLALFTATALVLSGCSLLPGQDEPTAVPADATQAPEGQEDLARFYEQRLDWGDCGDLTGECAELEVPVDYEQPEGETLRIGVLKVPAKREKQGSLVLNPGGPGGSGMEYASAADYVVSPQVRDRFDVVGFDPRGVGRSAPVDCLDDRALDEFLGSDPTPDDAAEEEQQGAVMRSMGQGCEELSGTIAPHMSTAEAARDMDVLRAALGESQLDYLGKSYGTYLGATYADLFRDKVGRFVLDGVLAPDLTAAEVNIGQAKGFDTATREWAAACVEEGCPFGGTQDEVIDRVRGILEDLDSNPVPGAAGLELTEGWATLGIAQAMYDQGAWSTLTDALASVEEGDGRDLMEMAFQYASRNAGGDYAGNIMEAIYAVNCLDRPEPEGAEREEMVEEAERVAPIWGQFIAGGSGPCSEWPWEPVGEPRPIDAKGANPILVVGTTRDPATPYEWAQRLHDQLADSRLITHEGDGHTAYMRQNDCVDKAVDTFWLTGELPAEDITCS, encoded by the coding sequence ATGCGTGCCCAGCTCCTCGCCCTGTTCACGGCGACCGCGCTCGTCCTCTCCGGCTGCTCGCTGCTGCCCGGCCAGGACGAGCCGACGGCCGTCCCCGCGGACGCGACCCAGGCGCCGGAGGGGCAGGAGGACCTCGCCCGCTTCTACGAGCAGCGGCTCGACTGGGGAGACTGCGGTGACCTCACCGGCGAGTGCGCCGAGCTCGAGGTGCCGGTGGACTACGAGCAGCCCGAGGGCGAGACGTTGAGGATCGGCGTGCTCAAGGTCCCGGCCAAGCGCGAGAAGCAGGGCAGCCTCGTGCTCAACCCTGGTGGTCCCGGTGGCTCCGGCATGGAGTACGCGAGCGCCGCGGACTACGTCGTCAGCCCCCAGGTCCGTGACCGCTTCGACGTGGTCGGCTTCGACCCCCGCGGGGTCGGGCGCTCGGCGCCCGTGGACTGCCTCGACGACCGTGCCCTCGACGAGTTCCTCGGGTCCGACCCTACCCCGGACGATGCCGCCGAGGAGGAGCAGCAGGGCGCGGTCATGCGCTCGATGGGCCAGGGCTGCGAGGAGCTGTCCGGGACGATCGCGCCGCACATGTCGACGGCGGAGGCCGCGCGCGACATGGACGTGCTCCGGGCGGCGCTCGGGGAGTCGCAGCTGGACTACCTCGGCAAGTCCTACGGCACCTACCTCGGGGCGACCTACGCCGATCTCTTCCGCGACAAGGTGGGCCGTTTCGTCCTCGACGGGGTCCTCGCGCCCGACCTGACGGCCGCCGAGGTCAACATCGGCCAGGCGAAGGGCTTCGACACCGCGACCCGGGAATGGGCGGCCGCGTGCGTCGAGGAGGGCTGCCCCTTCGGCGGGACGCAGGACGAGGTGATCGACCGGGTCCGGGGCATCCTCGAGGACCTCGACAGCAACCCCGTCCCCGGCGCCGCGGGGCTGGAGCTCACCGAGGGCTGGGCGACCCTCGGCATCGCCCAGGCGATGTACGACCAAGGGGCGTGGAGCACGCTGACGGACGCACTCGCCTCAGTCGAGGAGGGCGACGGTCGGGACCTCATGGAGATGGCATTCCAGTACGCCAGCCGCAACGCCGGCGGTGACTACGCGGGCAACATCATGGAGGCGATCTACGCGGTCAACTGCCTCGACCGCCCGGAGCCCGAGGGCGCCGAGCGCGAGGAGATGGTGGAGGAGGCGGAGCGGGTGGCCCCGATCTGGGGGCAGTTCATCGCCGGTGGCTCAGGGCCGTGCAGCGAGTGGCCGTGGGAGCCGGTGGGCGAGCCGCGCCCGATCGACGCGAAGGGTGCGAACCCGATCCTCGTCGTCGGCACGACCCGTGACCCGGCGACGCCGTACGAGTGGGCGCAGCGCCTGCACGACCAGCTCGCGGACAGCCGCCTCATCACCCACGAGGGCGACGGCCACACCGCCTACATGCGGCAGAACGACTGCGTCGACAAGGCCGTCGACACCTTCTGGCTCACGGGTGAGCTGCCCGCCGAGGACATCACCTGCTCGTGA
- a CDS encoding SRPBCC family protein, whose product MVDRLAFHDAWELPAPPERVIEVLAAVDEYDRWWPQVKEIHRIDESSGVACIRSTIPVILRLTLTCEAEIRDEGILRVRVEGELRGWCQWHVVPTPSGSLAWFTEEVAVARPVLRLLASLPGIGDRILRANHEAMMRDGKVGLRSRLVATSSSRV is encoded by the coding sequence ATGGTCGACCGACTCGCCTTCCACGACGCCTGGGAGCTGCCCGCGCCCCCGGAGCGGGTCATCGAGGTGCTCGCCGCCGTCGACGAGTACGACCGGTGGTGGCCGCAGGTCAAGGAGATCCACCGGATCGACGAGAGCAGCGGGGTGGCCTGCATCCGCTCCACCATCCCGGTGATCCTGCGGCTGACCCTGACTTGCGAGGCCGAGATCCGCGACGAGGGGATCCTGCGGGTCCGGGTCGAGGGCGAGCTGCGCGGCTGGTGCCAGTGGCACGTCGTGCCGACACCCTCCGGGAGCCTGGCCTGGTTCACCGAGGAGGTGGCCGTCGCGCGGCCCGTCCTGCGTCTCCTCGCGTCGTTGCCGGGCATCGGCGACCGGATCTTGCGGGCGAACCACGAGGCGATGATGCGCGATGGCAAGGTAGGCCTGCGTTCGCGCCTCGTCGCGACGTCGTCCAGTCGTGTCTAG
- a CDS encoding alpha/beta fold hydrolase produces the protein MRYFSRDRLTFDLDDSAGPEAGEAAPGTDVVVLLHGWPQDRRAWRAITPALVADGLRVLAPDLRGYSPGARPPRPSDYEIGESVADVIALADEVGAERVHVVGHDWGGALAWVVASRHPERVASLTVISTPHPAAMAWAFKHGDQARRSAYQVFFALPTLPAAVMRRATKPLLLRTGLPADHAEMYAERMAQPGAAQASLNWYRAALPLRRMVEERLGRKGTSSPRPDRRPKNAGTIVPTTYVWGRQDPALGRDAAERTGVVMRRAAEQAGLDPDAVYRFVELAGGHWLPETRSAEVASAILDRVRSPRPEAGQSAL, from the coding sequence GTGCGCTACTTCTCCCGGGACCGACTGACCTTCGACCTCGACGACTCCGCCGGCCCTGAGGCCGGCGAGGCCGCGCCGGGGACCGACGTCGTCGTCCTGCTCCACGGCTGGCCCCAGGATCGTCGTGCCTGGCGAGCGATCACCCCTGCGCTCGTCGCCGACGGGCTGCGCGTGCTCGCCCCCGACCTGCGGGGCTACTCCCCCGGCGCCCGTCCGCCCCGACCGTCGGACTACGAGATCGGCGAGTCCGTCGCCGATGTCATCGCCCTGGCCGACGAGGTCGGCGCCGAGCGCGTCCACGTCGTCGGGCACGACTGGGGAGGGGCGCTCGCGTGGGTCGTCGCGTCCCGGCACCCCGAGCGCGTCGCCAGCCTCACGGTGATCTCCACCCCGCACCCGGCGGCGATGGCCTGGGCCTTCAAGCACGGCGACCAGGCTCGACGCAGCGCGTACCAGGTGTTCTTCGCCCTGCCGACGCTCCCCGCCGCGGTGATGCGCCGCGCGACGAAGCCCCTGCTGCTGCGCACAGGCCTGCCCGCCGACCACGCCGAGATGTACGCGGAGCGGATGGCTCAGCCCGGGGCCGCCCAGGCCAGCCTCAACTGGTACCGCGCGGCACTCCCCCTTCGCCGGATGGTCGAGGAGCGCCTCGGGCGCAAGGGCACGTCCTCGCCCCGCCCCGACCGACGCCCGAAGAACGCCGGCACGATCGTCCCGACGACCTACGTCTGGGGCCGGCAGGACCCGGCGCTCGGCCGGGACGCGGCCGAGCGGACGGGTGTCGTCATGCGTCGGGCCGCCGAGCAGGCCGGGCTCGACCCCGACGCGGTATACCGGTTCGTCGAGCTGGCCGGTGGCCACTGGCTGCCCGAGACCCGGTCGGCAGAGGTGGCCTCGGCCATCCTCGACCGCGTCCGCTCGCCCCGGCCCGAGGCGGGTCAGAGCGCGCTGTAG
- a CDS encoding DNA polymerase III subunit delta' — protein MSTVAAEPAGVWRDVVGQGPALAVLQRAVADEAAMTHAWLFTGPPGSGRSVAARAFAGALMCARGGCGECKECATALDGTHADVDVLSTEALSIGVAQARELVQLAGRAPSVGRWRVILVEDADRLTEHSGNALLKALEEPTPRTVWLLCAPAPDDVLVTVRSRSRHVRLRTPAVEDVAVLLIRRDGIDPPMAHYSARAAQSHIGMARRLATDEGARIRRRDTITLATRIRGVSDAVGAAADLVQIAEEERDKVLTDRLAEEKAKLLATLGAEAGARTQPPHVRAQITALEKSQKTRATRFTRDMIDRSLTDLLSVYRDALVVRTGATVGLINEDARSVVDEVARALTSEQILRAMDAIGVARRRIDANVAPLLALESMAIDLTLP, from the coding sequence GTGAGCACCGTCGCGGCCGAGCCCGCAGGCGTGTGGCGCGACGTCGTCGGCCAGGGGCCCGCGCTCGCGGTGCTGCAGCGGGCGGTGGCGGACGAGGCGGCGATGACGCATGCCTGGCTCTTCACCGGGCCGCCCGGGTCCGGGAGGTCGGTGGCGGCGCGGGCCTTCGCCGGGGCGTTGATGTGCGCCCGTGGTGGCTGCGGCGAGTGCAAGGAGTGCGCCACGGCGCTGGACGGCACGCACGCCGACGTCGACGTGCTGAGCACCGAGGCGCTCTCGATCGGGGTCGCCCAGGCGCGCGAGCTCGTCCAGCTCGCCGGGCGCGCACCGTCGGTCGGACGGTGGCGGGTGATCCTCGTCGAGGACGCCGATCGGCTCACCGAGCACTCGGGCAACGCGCTGCTCAAGGCGCTCGAGGAGCCGACGCCGCGCACGGTCTGGCTGCTGTGCGCGCCGGCCCCGGACGACGTCCTCGTCACGGTGCGCTCGCGCTCGCGGCACGTCCGGCTGCGGACCCCCGCCGTCGAGGACGTCGCCGTCCTGCTCATCCGGCGAGACGGCATCGACCCGCCGATGGCGCACTATTCGGCCCGGGCGGCGCAGAGCCACATCGGCATGGCCCGGCGGCTGGCGACCGACGAGGGTGCCCGCATCCGCCGTCGCGACACCATCACGCTCGCGACCCGCATCCGGGGTGTCTCCGACGCCGTCGGCGCCGCGGCCGACCTCGTCCAGATCGCGGAGGAGGAGCGCGACAAGGTGCTCACCGACCGGCTGGCGGAGGAGAAGGCCAAGCTCTTGGCGACCCTCGGCGCCGAGGCCGGGGCGCGCACGCAGCCGCCGCACGTCCGGGCCCAGATCACCGCCCTGGAGAAGTCGCAGAAGACCCGGGCCACCCGCTTCACCCGCGACATGATCGACCGCTCTCTGACCGACCTGCTCTCGGTCTACCGGGACGCGCTCGTCGTGCGCACCGGCGCGACCGTCGGCCTGATCAACGAGGACGCCCGGTCCGTCGTCGACGAGGTGGCGCGGGCGCTGACCTCGGAGCAGATCCTGCGGGCCATGGACGCGATCGGCGTGGCCCGGCGCCGGATCGACGCAAACGTCGCGCCGCTGCTCGCCCTGGAGTCCATGGCGATCGACCTCACCCTGCCTTAG
- a CDS encoding AMP-binding protein: MDLLTVAKTMAKRGMLAPGLPHRQVTQLAALHRWGFGLAGELRQAAGRSPSTIAVIDEQRGAMTYAELLARSERVAAVLLERGYQPGDRLGLLARNHVGAIEVMCGTAAIGVDVVLGNTGLGGAQLALVAGQQELKGIVYDDEFAEHVGALDPGIEQISESELARHADAVAQPSRLTPPDRVARTIILTSGTTGTPKGAARKTPGGFGPLISIIDRIPLRANDRILISAPLFHTWGYAAMQLSIALRATIVLQRRFDPAAARQALEEHQPHAMFAVPVMLQRMMELPSDPAARNRRKLRVVATSGSAYPSGFTTTFMDEYGDVLYNLYGSTEASWVCIATPRDMRREPDTAGTPPLGTVVKILDADGREMPKGETGRIFCSNEMIFEGYTDGQNKEFLDGLVSTGDMGFERDGLFFVAGRDDDMIISGGENVYPSEVESLLVQHPAVREASVVGVPDPEFGHRLAAFIALRPGEEVTADEVKDLVRANRARHCVPREVVFVDELPRNATGKVLARELKQHFA, translated from the coding sequence ATGGATCTGCTGACCGTCGCCAAGACCATGGCCAAGCGTGGCATGCTCGCGCCGGGCCTGCCGCACCGGCAGGTCACCCAGCTCGCCGCGCTGCACCGGTGGGGCTTCGGCCTCGCCGGTGAGCTGAGGCAGGCGGCCGGCCGGAGCCCGAGCACGATCGCCGTCATCGACGAGCAGCGTGGGGCGATGACCTACGCCGAGCTGCTCGCCCGCTCCGAGCGCGTCGCCGCGGTCCTCCTCGAGCGGGGCTACCAGCCGGGCGACCGGCTGGGCCTGCTCGCCCGCAACCACGTCGGCGCGATCGAGGTCATGTGCGGCACGGCCGCGATCGGCGTCGACGTCGTCCTCGGCAACACCGGCCTCGGCGGGGCACAGCTCGCGCTCGTCGCGGGGCAGCAGGAGCTCAAGGGGATCGTCTACGACGACGAGTTCGCCGAGCACGTCGGTGCGCTCGACCCGGGCATCGAGCAGATCAGCGAGAGCGAGCTTGCCCGACACGCGGATGCGGTCGCGCAGCCGAGCAGGCTGACCCCGCCAGACCGGGTCGCCCGCACGATCATCCTCACCTCGGGCACGACGGGCACCCCGAAGGGCGCGGCCCGCAAGACGCCGGGCGGCTTCGGACCGCTCATCTCGATCATCGACCGGATCCCGCTGCGCGCGAACGACCGGATCCTCATCTCGGCGCCGCTCTTCCACACCTGGGGCTACGCCGCGATGCAGCTCTCGATCGCCCTGCGGGCGACGATCGTGCTCCAGCGTCGTTTCGACCCGGCCGCCGCCCGCCAGGCGCTCGAGGAGCACCAGCCGCACGCGATGTTCGCCGTCCCGGTGATGCTCCAGCGGATGATGGAGCTGCCGTCCGACCCGGCCGCGCGCAACCGGCGCAAGCTCCGCGTCGTCGCGACCTCCGGGTCGGCGTACCCGAGCGGGTTCACGACGACGTTCATGGACGAGTACGGCGACGTCCTCTACAACCTCTACGGCTCGACCGAGGCGTCCTGGGTGTGCATCGCCACGCCGCGCGACATGCGCCGAGAGCCGGACACCGCCGGTACCCCGCCGCTGGGGACGGTCGTCAAGATCCTCGACGCGGACGGTCGGGAGATGCCGAAGGGGGAGACCGGTCGGATCTTCTGCAGCAACGAGATGATCTTCGAGGGCTACACCGACGGGCAGAACAAGGAGTTCCTCGACGGGCTCGTCTCCACGGGGGACATGGGCTTCGAGCGCGACGGGCTCTTCTTCGTCGCCGGCCGGGACGACGACATGATCATCAGTGGCGGCGAGAACGTCTACCCCTCGGAGGTCGAGTCTCTGCTCGTCCAGCACCCCGCGGTCCGTGAGGCCTCCGTCGTGGGTGTCCCCGACCCGGAGTTCGGCCATCGGCTGGCGGCCTTCATCGCGCTGCGGCCAGGGGAGGAGGTCACGGCCGACGAGGTCAAGGACCTCGTCCGGGCCAACCGCGCCCGCCACTGCGTCCCCCGCGAGGTCGTCTTCGTCGACGAGCTCCCGCGCAACGCGACCGGCAAGGTCCTGGCCCGCGAGCTCAAGCAGCACTTCGCCTGA
- the tmk gene encoding dTMP kinase has product MSSAPGPGLFVAFEGGDGAGKSTQVELLAGWLRDQGREVVVTRQPGGTALGQQLRDLVLHGGHMSPRAEALIFAADKAQHVAEVIAPALARGAVVITDRYTDSSVAYQGAGRDLGHAEVHDLQMWAVGDLMPDVTVVVDITAEEGRRRRDEVHDRMESEDDGFHEAVRSHFLAMARGAPARYLVVDGTAAPEQIHGAILDGLASRGVLA; this is encoded by the coding sequence GTGAGCAGCGCACCCGGTCCCGGCCTCTTCGTCGCCTTCGAGGGGGGCGACGGGGCCGGCAAGTCGACCCAGGTCGAGCTGCTGGCGGGCTGGCTGCGCGACCAGGGTCGTGAGGTGGTGGTCACCCGGCAGCCCGGTGGGACCGCGCTGGGGCAGCAGCTGCGCGATCTCGTCCTCCATGGCGGGCACATGAGCCCCCGTGCGGAGGCGCTGATCTTCGCCGCGGACAAGGCGCAGCACGTCGCCGAGGTCATCGCCCCGGCCCTGGCACGCGGCGCGGTCGTCATCACCGACCGGTACACCGACTCCTCGGTCGCCTACCAGGGGGCAGGTCGCGACCTCGGGCACGCCGAGGTCCACGACCTGCAGATGTGGGCGGTCGGCGATCTCATGCCCGACGTGACGGTCGTCGTCGACATCACCGCCGAGGAGGGCCGCCGCCGCCGGGACGAGGTGCACGACCGGATGGAGTCCGAGGACGACGGCTTCCACGAGGCCGTGCGCTCGCACTTCCTCGCGATGGCGCGGGGGGCTCCGGCGCGGTACCTCGTCGTCGACGGCACCGCTGCGCCCGAGCAGATCCATGGGGCGATCCTCGACGGGCTCGCGTCGCGGGGGGTGCTCGCGTGA